Proteins from a genomic interval of Xiphophorus maculatus strain JP 163 A chromosome 7, X_maculatus-5.0-male, whole genome shotgun sequence:
- the popdc2 gene encoding popeye domain-containing protein 2 isoform X1 has translation MNADNSTLWDGLFSPPVCGGWSNNTEGAIYHLGNTILFLGYMGGSGAFGALFIFGFLSPAFLCLALWGWLTVCGPDVVSWSLLLLAAALLQICHLLYRLHQEGLRGEELTSLYQAVYLPLGVPVQAFKDIAKAFKNKAVELKAGETYALEGKTYIDQLSFLLSGRINVSLEGQFLHYIHRHQFLDSPEWESLRPNEEGKFQVTLTAEEDSRYVSWSRRRLYMLISKDRYIDNLFSVMLGYDISEKLYNLNNKLYIKSGVLLDIRLPSLYHVLAPSSQGSDGGSGSDGKEQHSQDLEPAYQSSHPGPSQVLKPDQQGPRTSNVSTEDGPHHCPWATEMPSGEDSTSLVLEDFADVAGSLMDYGSEKDYLR, from the exons CCGAGGGGGCCATCTATCACCTGGGCAACACCATCCTGTTTCTGGGCTACATGGGTGGCAGTGGGGCCTTCGGCGCCCTCTTCATCTTCGGCTTCCTGTCGCCCGCCTTCCTGTGCCTCGCCCTGTGGGGCTGGCTGACCGTGTGTGGCCCGGACGTCGTCTCCTggagcctgctgctgctggcggcCGCCCTGCTGCAGATCTGCCACCTCCTCTACCGGCTCCACCAGGAGGGCCTCCGCGGCGAGGAGCTGACCTCCCTCTACCAGGCCGTCTACCTGCCGCTGGGCGTGCCAGTCCAGGCGTTCAAGGACATCGCCAAGGCGTTCAAAAACAAGGCGGTGGAGCTGAAGGCCGGAGAGACGTACGCCCTGGAGGGCAAGACGTACATCGACCAGCTCTCCTTTCTGCTGTCTGGGAG GATCAATGTGTCTTTGGAGGGTCAGTTCCTGCATTACATTCACCGGCACCAGTTCCTTGACTCCCCTGAGTGGGAGTCTCTCAGACCAAATGAAGAAGGAAAGTTCCAG GTGACGCTGACGGCAGAAGAAGACTCCCGCTACGTCTCGTGGAGTCGCCGCCGTCTCTACATGCTGATATCAAAGGACCGCTACATTGACAACCTCTTCTCCGTCATGCTCGGCTACGACATTTCCGAAAAGCTCTACAACCTCAACAACAAGCTCTACATAAAGAGCGGCGTGCTACTGGACATCCGCCTGCCGAGCCTCTACCACGTCCTGGCGCCCTCCTCGCAGGGCAGCGACGGCGGCAGCGGCAGCGACGGCAAAGAACAACACAGCCAAGACCTGGAACCAGCCTACCAGTCGTCTCACCCCGGACCATCTCAGGTCCTCAAACCTGACCAACAGGGACCAAGGACAAGCAATGTGTCCACTGAGGACGGTCCCCATCACTGCCCCTGGGCCACGGAGATGCCATCTGGTGAGGATTCCACTAGCCTGGTCCTGGAGGACTTTGCTGATGTGGCGGGCTCCTTAATGGACTATGGCAGTGAGAAAGATTATTTAAGGTAG